The following are encoded in a window of Castanea sativa cultivar Marrone di Chiusa Pesio chromosome 5, ASM4071231v1 genomic DNA:
- the LOC142635862 gene encoding LOB domain-containing protein 24-like: MSHSTRCAACKSLRRRCTKDCVLAPYFPPTNPQRFACVHKIFGASNITKMLEQLPVHLRPMAADCMSFEASSRVEDPVYGSVRIISQLQEKIIEAQSELVKTNGEIAFHNAQQQLQQQQMQQLQMIHAVAQEGEDQPSWLSSSQQDPFSNVNQQLFGDYNYSSTFCGFEF; the protein is encoded by the exons ATGTCCCATTCAACTAGATGTGCAGCTTGCAAATCTTTGAGAAGGAGATGCACTAAAGATTGTGTTCTTGCACCATATTTTCCTCCAACCAATCCACAAAGATTCGCTTGTGTTCACAAAATCTTTGGTGCTAGCAACATTACCAAAATGCTAGAG CAACTTCCGGTGCATTTACGACCTATGGCAGCTGATTGCATGTCTTTTGAAGCAAGTTCACGTGTTGAAGACCCAGTCTATGGAAGTGTTCGGATAATTTCTCAActccaagaaaaaataattgaggCTCAGTCTGAGCTAGTGAAGACAAACGGTGAAATAGCCTTTCATAATGCACAACAACAACTACAACAACAGCAAATGCAGCAGCTTCAAATGATTCATGCTGTTGCCCAAGAAGGTGAAGATCAGCCTTCATGGCTCAGTTCAAGTCAACAAGATCCTTTCTCCAACGTAAATCAACAGCTATTTGGAGACTACAACTATTCCAGTACCTTTTGTGGCTTTGAATTTTGA